CGCGCGGCCGGGCAGCACGATGCGCGCGCGGACGCCGAGCGGCTCCACCTCCAGCGCCAGGCACTCGGTGAAGGCGTTCACCGCCGCCTTGCTGGCGGTGTAGACCGACAGAAGGTGCAGCGGCGCCGCCGTCACCGTCGACGTCACGTTGACGATGACGCCGGCCTTTCGCTGGCGGAACTGCGGCAGCACCGCCTTGGCCATGGCGATGGTGCCGAGCGTGTTGGTCTCGAACACCCGGCGCGCCGCCTCCATCGGAATGCCCTCCAGCGCGTTGAGCAGGCCGACGCCGGCATTGTTGACCAGCACGTCGACCGGCCCCGCCGCCTCAAGACAGGCGGCGATGCTCCCGGCGTCCGTCACGTCGAGCGGCAAGACCTTGAGCCGCTCGGAGGCCGGCAGGATGTCCGCGCGCGGCTCGCGCATGGTGGCGACGACGCTCCAGCCGCGTTCGAGGAACAGGCGGGCGGTCTCGAGCCCGAAGCCCGAGGAGCAGCCGGTGATCAGAACCGTTGTCATGGGATGTCCTTTCGTGTTGCGATCGATTGAGAATAGATCGCAAAGTCGGGACGTGCTACGATGCATAGTCCGCATTTCTTTTGCAGAAGTCCCGATATGACCGACCCCCTCGCCGAAGTCGTCACCCTGTTGCAGCCCAGTGCCTCCTTCTCCAAGCTGGCCAGCACCGCCGGTCCCTGGCGCGTGACGCGTTCGGATGCCGGCCGCCCCTTCTACTGCGCCATGCTGGAGGGCCGCTGCCGCCTCGTCGTCGACGATCGGCCGCCGATCGTTCTCGAACCGGGCGATTTCCTGCTGCTGCCCTCGGCCAACGATTTCAGCATGTCCAGCCTCGAACCGCCGCCGGAGGGCGAGCCGACCCCGCACCTGGAAGTGGGCCCGCGCCACTACCGGCATGGGCGACCGGACGGGCCGGCCGACGCGCGCATGGCGGTCGGCTATTGCGCCTTCGGCTCGCCCGACGCCGCGCTGCTGCTGTCGCTGCTGCCGAGCCTCATCCATGTGCGCGGCCAGCCCCGGCTCGCCACCCTGGTGGAGATGGTCGACGAGGAGGCCCGCGCCGACCGCCCGGCCCGCGACGTCATCCTCGCCCACCTTCTGCAGATCATGCTGATCGAGGCGCTGCGCGCCGACAGCGGCGCCGCCGCCCGGCCCGGCCTGATCCGCGGCCTCGCCGACGAACGCCTCGCCGTCGCCCTCCGCCGCATGCACGAGGCGCCGACGCGGCCGTGGACGGTGCCCGAGCTTGCCCGCGAGGCCGGCCTCTCGCGCACCGTGTTCTTCGAGCGCTTCCGCCGCGTCGTCGGCCTCACGCCCATGGACTACCTGCTGGCCTGGCGCATGGCGCTCGCCAAGGACCTGCTGCGCCGGGGCACGGCCGGCATCGCCGAAGTGGCCGAACGCACCGGCTACGCCTCCGCCAGCACCTTCACCATCGCCTTCTCAAGGCACGTGGGGGTGCCGCCGGCCCGGTATGCGCGCGGCGCGGCGGCCTAATCCACATACACCAATGTGTAGACGTAGGATTTCGAGCCTTTCCGGCTGACCCAGTCGCCTTCCGGGGGATGGTCGGCTTGCTGGTGGGGAAGCGTGTTCCACGACCGTCCCAGGCATGTGTCGCTGGCGTCATCCCAGGCGACCCAGCCCCAGTCCGGGCGATGGACGATCCACAGGTCCTGGTCCTGCCGCCTGTAGGCAACGGACCCGTCGCCAAGCCGTTCGTGCACGAAGGTGTAGACGAGATCGTCACTCTGGCGCCGCAGCTCAAATCGCGTCCGACTGCCGATTGTCCCGACCATCACCCGCCTCCCCGGCCTCACGGCGCATCATTCCACAACCGAATCCGAACGGAAATCCGACCATGCGCTTAACCGCCACGGCGCCAGTGGCCGCGACGATGCTATGCTGCCGCCGCAAGCAACGGAGGATCGCCCATGACCGACCAGCCGACGCCCTCCGCCCTCATCGACCTGAAGCTCGAAAGCCTCGGCGACTGGCGGGCCGAAACGCTGAAGCGCATCCGCGCCCTGATCCACGAGGCCGACCCCGACGTGGTCGAAGCCGTGAAATGGATCAAACCCTCCAACCCCCAAGGCGTCCCCACCTGGGAACACGCCGGCATCCTCTGCACCGGCGAGACCTACAAGGCGTACGTCAAACTCACCTTCGCCCACGGCGCCGCCTTGGAAGACCCAGCGGGCCTCTTCAACGCCGGGCTTGGCGGGGGGATGCGGCGCGCGATCGATATCCGGGAGGGGGAGATGGTGGATGAGGAGGCGTTCAGGGAGTTGGTAAGGGCGGCGGTGGGGTGGAATGTGGGGAAGCAGGCGAGGAGGTAGGCCGACGTTGCAGCGATGGCGGCAGGTAGCGGCGTCGGCATAAGCCGGAAGAACTGTTTACTCGCCTAGCCTACAGCGCTAGCGAAGAATATGTTGCCGCAAGGAAGCCGGCTTCGCTGAAGTCACGCAACCCGTCCGCCATCTTTACTTCGTTATTCACCTAATTCTCCATCCCAGGGAGACATGCCTTGGTCGCTGCATCCACTCTTCTCGGTGCCGCTGGCGAGCATTACGTGATGTCGCTGTTGCTGCGTCACGGTTTCATCGCCGCGTTGGCGCCTGTCGGTGTGCCCAACTGCGATATCGTGGTGACGGACGACATAGGCGACCGGCTCTGCGCCGTGCAGGTCAAGACACGAGTCGATAAGGGCAGCGACGGCGGCTGGCACATGAGCAAAAAGCAC
The window above is part of the Pleomorphomonas sp. T1.2MG-36 genome. Proteins encoded here:
- a CDS encoding SDR family oxidoreductase; the encoded protein is MTTVLITGCSSGFGLETARLFLERGWSVVATMREPRADILPASERLKVLPLDVTDAGSIAACLEAAGPVDVLVNNAGVGLLNALEGIPMEAARRVFETNTLGTIAMAKAVLPQFRQRKAGVIVNVTSTVTAAPLHLLSVYTASKAAVNAFTECLALEVEPLGVRARIVLPGRAPETAFGQNHRKHMPFGIPEAYSEIAEGVFAEWRTYPADQVTHAGDVAEAVWRAATDPSCPMRLPAGVDAVASMEGAERVMA
- a CDS encoding AraC family transcriptional regulator, whose amino-acid sequence is MTDPLAEVVTLLQPSASFSKLASTAGPWRVTRSDAGRPFYCAMLEGRCRLVVDDRPPIVLEPGDFLLLPSANDFSMSSLEPPPEGEPTPHLEVGPRHYRHGRPDGPADARMAVGYCAFGSPDAALLLSLLPSLIHVRGQPRLATLVEMVDEEARADRPARDVILAHLLQIMLIEALRADSGAAARPGLIRGLADERLAVALRRMHEAPTRPWTVPELAREAGLSRTVFFERFRRVVGLTPMDYLLAWRMALAKDLLRRGTAGIAEVAERTGYASASTFTIAFSRHVGVPPARYARGAAA
- a CDS encoding DUF1801 domain-containing protein; translation: MTDQPTPSALIDLKLESLGDWRAETLKRIRALIHEADPDVVEAVKWIKPSNPQGVPTWEHAGILCTGETYKAYVKLTFAHGAALEDPAGLFNAGLGGGMRRAIDIREGEMVDEEAFRELVRAAVGWNVGKQARR